A DNA window from Daucus carota subsp. sativus chromosome 3, DH1 v3.0, whole genome shotgun sequence contains the following coding sequences:
- the LOC108215339 gene encoding bidirectional sugar transporter NEC1 produces MAFISHHFDIEMVVVFGILGNIVSFFVYLAPLPTFRRIYKKKSTEGFQAIPYIVALFSAMLTLYYGLLKPDGFWLITINTIGILIESVYILLFMIYAPKDAKKFTAKLLVLLNGAAFGTIILTTLTFFEGPDRITIVGWICAVFSVCVFVAPLSIMRLVIRTKSVEFMPLSLSFFLTICAVMWFFYGVLADDYFVATPNVLGFSFGIVQMVLYMIYKDKNKHGILPIVSIDVEMQVDKHVVPSTAKIDSEFAEDDLKKTAKIDSEMPEDGTKMNEQNAEPAEHQEVVVSVVISTDHDGKEPQVHCNTKLSVEY; encoded by the exons ATGGCATTCATCAGCCATCATTTCGACATTGAGATGGTTGTCGTCTTTGGCATTCTAG GCAACATTGTGTCGTTCTTCGTGTATTTGGCTCCATT ACCTACATTTCGGAgaatttacaagaaaaaatcAACAGAAGGGTTCCAAGCAATACCATATATTGTAGCACTGTTCAGTGCCATGTTAACTTTGTACTATGGCTTGCTTAAGCCAGATGGTTTCTGGCTAATCACTATTAACACCATCGGAATCTTGATTGAATCTGTGTATATCCTGCTCTTCATGATTTATGCACCAAAGGATGCCAAG AAATTTACTGCCAAACTGCTTGTTCTGCTGAACGGAGCAGCATTCGGGACAATTATATTAACAACCTTGACATTCTTCGAAGGGCCTGATCGTATCACGATTGTTGGATGGATTTGTGCTGTGTTTTCTGTCTGTGTTTTTGTTGCTCCTCTCAGCATTATG AGGCTGGTTATCAGAACAAAGAGTGTGGAGTTTATGCCACTTTCACTGTCGTTCTTCCTTACTATCTGCGCGGTAATGTGGTTCTTCTATGGTGTTCTGGCAGATGATTATTTTGTTGCG ACACCGAATGTGCTAGGCTTTAGTTTCGGGATTGTTCAGATGGTCCTCTACATGATCTACAAGGACAAGAACAAACACGGAATTCTTCCTATTGTCAGCATTGACGTGGAGATGCAGGTGGACAAGCATGTAGTTCCTTCCACCGCGAAGATTGATTCAGAATTTGCAGAGGATGATCTCAAGAAAACCGCGAAAATTGATTCAGAAATGCCAGAGGATGGCACAAAGATGAATGAACAGAATGCTGAACCAGCTGAGCATCAAGAAGTTGTGGTATCAGTAGTTATAAGTACTGATCATGATGGTAAAGAGCCTCAGGTCCACTGCAACACTAAATTATCTGTGGAATACTAA
- the LOC108213510 gene encoding bidirectional sugar transporter NEC1, translating to MAFISHHFDVEMVVVFGILGNIVSFFVYLAPLPTFRRIYKKKSTEGFQAIPYVVALFSAMLTLYYGLLKPDGVLLITINTIGILIESVYILLFMIYAPKDAKKFTAKLLVLLNGLLFGTIIFTTLTFSHGAERIRIVGWTCAAFSVCVFIAPLSIMRLVIRTKSVEFMPLSLSFFLTLCAVMWFFYGIFAHDYFVATPNVLGFSFGIVQMVLYMIYKDKNKHGILPIVSIDMEMQVDKHVVPSTAKIGSEFAEDDLKKTAKTGSEMPEDGTKMNEQNAEPAEHQEVVVSVVISTDHDGKEPQVHCNTILSVEY from the exons ATGGCCTTCATTAGCCATCATTTCGACGTTGAGATGGTTGTTGTCTTTGGCATTCTAG GCAACATTGTGTCGTTCTTCGTGTATTTGGCTCCATT ACCTACATTTCGGAgaatttacaagaaaaaatcAACAGAAGGGTTCCAAGCAATACCATATGTTGTAGCACTGTTCAGTGCCATGTTAACTCTGTATTATGGCTTGCTTAAGCCAGATGGTGTTTTGCTAATCACTATTAACACAATTGGAATCCTCATTGAATCTGTGTATATCTTGCTCTTCATGATTTATGCACCAAAGGATGCCAAG AAATTTACTGCAAAACTCCTTGTTCTGTTGAACGGATTATTATTTGGAACAATCATATTCACAACTCTGACATTCTCCCATGGGGCTGAGCGTATCAGGATTGTTGGATGGACTTGTGCCGCGTTTTCAGTCTGTGTTTTCATTGCTCCCCTCAGCATTATG AGGCTGGTTATCAGAACAAAGAGTGTGGAGTTCATGCCACTTTCACTGTCGTTTTTCCTAACTCTCTGCGCGGTAATGTGGTTCTTCTATGGTATTTTTGCACATGACTATTTTGTCGCG ACACCCAATGTGCTAGGCTTTAGTTTCGGGATTGTTCAGATGGTACTCTACATGATCTACAAGGACAAGAACAAACACGGGATTCTTCCTATTGTGAGCATTGACATGGAGATGCAGGTGGACAAGCATGTAGTCCCTTCCACCGCGAAGATTGGTTCAGAATTTGCAGAGGATGACCTCAAGAAAACCGCGAAAACTGGTTCAGAAATGCCAGAGGATGGCACAAAGATGAATGAACAGAATGCTGAACCAGCTGAGCATCAAGAAGTTGTGGTATCAGTAGTTATAAGTACTGATCATGATGGTAAAGAGCCTCAGGTCCACTGCAACACTATATTATCTGTGGAATACTAA